A window of Solanum stenotomum isolate F172 chromosome 3, ASM1918654v1, whole genome shotgun sequence contains these coding sequences:
- the LOC125858426 gene encoding premnaspirodiene oxygenase-like isoform X3, whose translation MELLFIITSLVLFLSFILLLRKQSKIFNKKLPPGPWKLPFIGNLHQLMNGRLPHHTFRDLSRKYGPIFHLRLGEVSHVVVSSPDTAKEIMKIQDLHFATRPQLLFGEIIMYNHSDIGTCPYGDYWRNMRKVCTLELLSTKMVRSFDSIRQAEMSSLISSINSMPDSLINLTDKIFWFTGSVTCRSAFGKIINGQDKLIMLIKDITLLAGATELADLFPSRKWLHQIYGLKSKILKVHKEADVILENIINEHQKNRANGKKGNSEYGGEDLVDVLLRVMESGELGTPITNNNIKAVIFDMFVAGAETSSAIIIWALAEMIRNPSIMAKAKFEVREVLKGKTIFEDTDLEELKYLKLVIKETLRLHPPFPLLLPRECREETRIGEYTIPIKTRVLINAWAIGRDPEYWHNPESFIPERFDNSSIDFRGNHFEFIPFGAGRRMCPGWLFGLMNVEHPLAQLLYHFDWRTPYEGPLENFDMTETDGITAIRKDDLCLIATPFD comes from the exons ATGGAGTTGCTATTCATCATCACTTCACTAGTGTTATTCCTTTCTTTCATCCTTCTTTTAAGGAAGCAATCAAAAATCTTCAACAAAAAATTGCCTCCAGGGCCATGGAAGTTACCTTTTATTGGAAACTTGCACCAGTTAATGAATGGCCGCCTTCCACATCATACTTTCAGAGATTTATCGCGAAAATATGGGCCCATTTTTCATTTACGTCTTGGAGAAGTATCACACGTTGTTGTATCTTCACCTGATACAGCAAAAGAAATCATGAAAATTCAAGACCTTCATTTTGCTACTAGGCCTCAATTATTGTTCGGTGAAATTATTATGTATAATCACTCGGATATTGGAACATGTCCATATGGTGATTACTGGAGAAACATGCGCAAAGTGTGCACCCTGGAACTTCTTAGCACAAAGATGGTCAGATCATTTGATTCAATTCGACAAGCAGAGATGTCAAGTCTTATTTCATCGATTAATTCCATGCCTGATTCATTAATCAACTTGACAGATAAGATATTTTGGTTTACAG GTTCTGTAACTTGTAGATCTGCTTTTGGAAAAATAATCAATGGTCAAGATAAGTTGATAATGTTGATAAAGgatatcacattattagctgGCGCAACTGAATTGGCTGATTTATTTCCATCTCGAAAATGGCTTCACCAGATTTATGGATTGAAGTCAAAAATATTGAAGGTTCACAAAGAAGCAGATGTAATTTTGGAGAATATCATTAATGAACATCAGAAAAATCGAGCAAATGGTAAGAAGGGCAATAGTGAGTATGGAGGGGAAGATTTAGTCGATGTTCTACTGCGAGTCATGGAGAGTGGCGAATTGGGAACTCCCAtcacaaataataatatcaaagcagttattttt GACATGTTCGTAGCCGGAGCTGAGACATCATCTGCAATTATTATTTGGGCATTGGCAGAGATGATAAGAAATCCAAGTATAATGGCTAAAGCAAAATTTGAAGTTAGAGAAGTGCTCAAGGGAAAGACAATATTTGAGGATACTGATCTTGAAGAGTTGAAGTACCTAAAATTAGTGATTAAGGAAACGTTAAGGTTGCATCCTCCATTTCCTTTATTATTGCCAAGAGAATGTAGAGAAGAAACAAGAATCGGAGAATACACAATACCTATCAAGACCAGAGTCCTAATTAATGCATGGGCAATTGGAAGAGATCCTGAATATTGGCATAATCCTGAAAGCTTTATTCCTGAGAGATTTGATAATAGTTCAATTGATTTTCGAGGAAATCATTTTGAATTTATCCCCTTTGGTGCAGGAAGAAGAATGTGTCCAGGGTGGTTATTCGGCTTAATGAACGTAGAACATCCTTTAGCTCAGTTGCTTTATCATTTCGATTGGAGGACTCCTTACGAAGGCCCTCTAGAGAATTTTGATATGACGGAAACAGATGGAATAACTGCAATTAGAAAGGATGATCTTTGTTTAATTGCTACTCCTTTTGATTAA
- the LOC125858426 gene encoding premnaspirodiene oxygenase-like isoform X2, which yields MELLFIITSLVLFLSFILLLRKQSKIFNKKLPPGPWKLPFIGNLHQLMNGRLPHHTFRDLSRKYGPIFHLRLGEVSHVVVSSPDTAKEIMKIQDLHFATRPQLLFGEIIMYNHSDIGTCPYGDYWRNMRKVCTLELLSTKMVRSFDSIRQAEMSSLISSINSMPDSLINLTDKIFWFTGPVTCRSAFGKIIHGQDKLIMLLKDITLLAGGFDLTDVFPSRKWLHGICGLKSKILKVHNEMDAILENIINEHCRNRANGKKGNSESEGEDLIDVLLRVMESGELGTPITNNNIKAVIFDMFLAGAETSSTTIIWAFAEMIRNPSIMAKAQLEVREVLKGKKVFEDIDLEELKYLKLVIKETLRLHPPLPLLLPRECREETRIGEYTIPIKTRVLVNAWAIGRDPKYWHNSESFIPERFDNSSIDFRGNHFEFIPFGAGRRMCPGWLFGLMNVEHSLAQLLYHFDWKSPYEGPLENFDMTVTNGATARRKDDLCSIATPFDLS from the exons ATGGAGTTGCTATTCATCATCACTTCACTAGTGTTATTCCTTTCTTTCATCCTTCTTTTAAGGAAGCAATCAAAAATCTTCAACAAAAAATTGCCTCCAGGGCCATGGAAGTTACCTTTTATTGGAAACTTGCACCAGTTAATGAATGGCCGCCTTCCACATCATACTTTCAGAGATTTATCGCGAAAATATGGGCCCATTTTTCATTTACGTCTTGGAGAAGTATCACACGTTGTTGTATCTTCACCTGATACAGCAAAAGAAATCATGAAAATTCAAGACCTTCATTTTGCTACTAGGCCTCAATTATTGTTCGGTGAAATTATTATGTATAATCACTCGGATATTGGAACATGTCCATATGGTGATTACTGGAGAAACATGCGCAAAGTGTGCACCCTGGAACTTCTTAGCACAAAGATGGTCAGATCATTTGATTCAATTCGACAAGCAGAGATGTCAAGTCTTATTTCATCGATTAATTCCATGCCTGATTCATTAATCAACTTGACAGATAAGATATTTTGGTTTACAGGTCCTGTAACTTGTAGATCTGcttttggaaaaataattcatgGTCAAGATAAGTTGATAATGTTGTTGAAGGATATCACTTTATTAGCTGGTGGATTTGACTTGACTGATGTATTTCCTTCCCGAAAATGGCTTCATGGAATTTGTGGATTGAAGTCGAAAATATTGAAGGTTCACAACGAAATGGATGCAATATTGGAAAATATCATTAATGAACATTGTAGAAATCGAGCAAATGGTAAGAAGGGTAATAGTGAATCTGAAGGTGAAGATTTAATCGATGTTCTACTGCGAGTCATGGAGAGTGGCGAATTGGGAACTCCCATCACAAATAATAACATCAAAGCagttattttt GACATGTTCTTAGCAGGAGCTGAAACATCATCTACAACAATTATTTGGGCATTTGCAGAAATGATAAGAAATCCAAGTATCATGGCTAAAGCACAACTTGAAGTTAGAGAAGTCCTTAAGGGGAAGAAAGTATTTGAGGATATTGATTTAGAAGAATTGAAATATCTAAAATTAGTGATTAAAGAAACATTAAGGTTGCATCCACCTCTTCCTTTGTTACTCCCAAGGGAATGTAGAGAAGAAACAAGGATTGGCGAATACACAATACCTATCAAAACCAGAGTCCTAGTGAATGCATGGGCAATCGGAAGAGATCCTAAATATTGGCATAATTCAGAAAGCTTTATTCCTGAGAGATTTGATAATAGTTCTATTGATTTTCGAGGAAATCATTTTGAATTCATTCCCTTTGGTGCGGGAAGAAGAATGTGTCCAGGGTGGTTATTCGGCTTAATGAACGTAGAACATTCTTTAGCTCAATTGCTTTATCACTTCGATTGGAAGAGTCCTTACGAAGGCCCTCTAGAGAATTTTGATATGACGGTAACAAATGGAGCAACTGCAAGAAGAAAGGATGATCTTTGTTCAATTGCTACTCCTTTTGATCTCTCTTAA
- the LOC125858426 gene encoding premnaspirodiene oxygenase-like isoform X4, translating into MELLFIITSLVLFLSFILLLRKQSKIFNKKLPPGPWKLPFIGNLHQLMNGRLPHHTFRDLSRKYGPIFHLRLGEVSHVVVSSPDTAKEIMKIQDLHFATRPQLLFGEIIMYNHSDIGTCPYGDYWRNMRKVCTLELLSTKMVRSFDSIRQAEMSSLISSINSMPDSLINLTDKIFWFTGPVTCRSAFGKIIHGQDKLIMLLKDITLLAGGFDLTDVFPSRKWLHGICGLKSKILKVHNEMDAILENIINEHCRNRANGKKGNSESEGEDLIDVLLRVMESGELGTPITNNNIKAVIFDMFVAGAETSSAIIIWALAEMIRNPSIMAKAKFEVREVLKGKTIFEDTDLEELKYLKLVIKETLRLHPPFPLLLPRECREETRIGEYTIPIKTRVLINAWAIGRDPEYWHNPESFIPERFDNSSIDFRGNHFEFIPFGAGRRMCPGWLFGLMNVEHPLAQLLYHFDWRTPYEGPLENFDMTETDGITAIRKDDLCLIATPFD; encoded by the exons ATGGAGTTGCTATTCATCATCACTTCACTAGTGTTATTCCTTTCTTTCATCCTTCTTTTAAGGAAGCAATCAAAAATCTTCAACAAAAAATTGCCTCCAGGGCCATGGAAGTTACCTTTTATTGGAAACTTGCACCAGTTAATGAATGGCCGCCTTCCACATCATACTTTCAGAGATTTATCGCGAAAATATGGGCCCATTTTTCATTTACGTCTTGGAGAAGTATCACACGTTGTTGTATCTTCACCTGATACAGCAAAAGAAATCATGAAAATTCAAGACCTTCATTTTGCTACTAGGCCTCAATTATTGTTCGGTGAAATTATTATGTATAATCACTCGGATATTGGAACATGTCCATATGGTGATTACTGGAGAAACATGCGCAAAGTGTGCACCCTGGAACTTCTTAGCACAAAGATGGTCAGATCATTTGATTCAATTCGACAAGCAGAGATGTCAAGTCTTATTTCATCGATTAATTCCATGCCTGATTCATTAATCAACTTGACAGATAAGATATTTTGGTTTACAGGTCCTGTAACTTGTAGATCTGcttttggaaaaataattcatgGTCAAGATAAGTTGATAATGTTGTTGAAGGATATCACTTTATTAGCTGGTGGATTTGACTTGACTGATGTATTTCCTTCCCGAAAATGGCTTCATGGAATTTGTGGATTGAAGTCGAAAATATTGAAGGTTCACAACGAAATGGATGCAATATTGGAAAATATCATTAATGAACATTGTAGAAATCGAGCAAATGGTAAGAAGGGTAATAGTGAATCTGAAGGTGAAGATTTAATCGATGTTCTACTGCGAGTCATGGAGAGTGGCGAATTGGGAACTCCCATCACAAATAATAACATCAAAGCagttattttt GACATGTTCGTAGCCGGAGCTGAGACATCATCTGCAATTATTATTTGGGCATTGGCAGAGATGATAAGAAATCCAAGTATAATGGCTAAAGCAAAATTTGAAGTTAGAGAAGTGCTCAAGGGAAAGACAATATTTGAGGATACTGATCTTGAAGAGTTGAAGTACCTAAAATTAGTGATTAAGGAAACGTTAAGGTTGCATCCTCCATTTCCTTTATTATTGCCAAGAGAATGTAGAGAAGAAACAAGAATCGGAGAATACACAATACCTATCAAGACCAGAGTCCTAATTAATGCATGGGCAATTGGAAGAGATCCTGAATATTGGCATAATCCTGAAAGCTTTATTCCTGAGAGATTTGATAATAGTTCAATTGATTTTCGAGGAAATCATTTTGAATTTATCCCCTTTGGTGCAGGAAGAAGAATGTGTCCAGGGTGGTTATTCGGCTTAATGAACGTAGAACATCCTTTAGCTCAGTTGCTTTATCATTTCGATTGGAGGACTCCTTACGAAGGCCCTCTAGAGAATTTTGATATGACGGAAACAGATGGAATAACTGCAATTAGAAAGGATGATCTTTGTTTAATTGCTACTCCTTTTGATTAA
- the LOC125858426 gene encoding premnaspirodiene oxygenase-like isoform X1 encodes MEIQHLLFIFASLLLFLSFILLLWKQSKPLNKKLPPGPWRLPFIGNLHQLLNGRLPHHTFRDLSQKYGPIFHLRLGEVSHVVVTSPDIAKEIMKIQDLNFATRPQLMVGEIIMYNYSDIGTCPYGDYWRNMRKVCILELLSTKMVKSFDSIRQAEMSSLISSINSMPDSLINLSDKIFWFTGSVTCRSAFGKIINGQDKLIMLIKDITLLAGATELADLFPSRKWLHQIYGLKSKILKVHKEADVILENIINEHQKNRANGKKGNSEYGGEDLVDVLLRVMESGELGTPITNNNIKAVIFDMFVAGAETSSAIIIWALAEMIRNPSIMAKAKFEVREVLKGKTIFEDTDLEELKYLKLVIKETLRLHPPFPLLLPRECREETRIGEYTIPIKTRVLINAWAIGRDPEYWHNPESFIPERFDNSSIDFRGNHFEFIPFGAGRRMCPGWLFGLMNVEHPLAQLLYHFDWRTPYEGPLENFDMTETDGITAIRKDDLCLIATPFD; translated from the exons ATGGAGATACAACATTTACTTTTCATCTTCGCTTCACTCTTGTTATTCCTTTCTTTCATCCTTCTTTTATGGAAGCAATCAAAACCCTTGAACAAAAAATTGCCTCCAGGGCCATGGAGGCTACCTTTTATTGGGAACTTGCACCAGTTATTGAATGGTCGCCTTCCACATCATACTTTTAGAGATCTATCGCAAAAATATGGACCGATCTTTCATTTACGTCTTGGAGAAGTATCACACGTTGTTGTAACTTCACCTGATATAGCAAAGGAAATCATGAAAATTCAAGATCTGAATTTTGCTACTAGGCCTCAATTAATGGTCGGAGAAATCATTATGTACAATTATTCCGACATCGGAACATGTCCATATGGTGATTACTGGAGAAACATGCGCAAAGTGTGCATCCTGGAACTTCTTAGCACAAAAATGGTCAAATCATTTGATTCAATTCGACAAGCAGAGATGTCAAGTCTTATTTCATCCATTAATTCTATGCCGGACTCGTTGATCAACTTGTCAGACAAGATTTTTTGGTTTACAGGTTCTGTAACTTGTAGATCTGCTTTTGGAAAAATAATCAATGGTCAAGATAAGTTGATAATGTTGATAAAGgatatcacattattagctgGCGCAACTGAATTGGCTGATTTATTTCCATCTCGAAAATGGCTTCACCAGATTTATGGATTGAAGTCAAAAATATTGAAGGTTCACAAAGAAGCAGATGTAATTTTGGAGAATATCATTAATGAACATCAGAAAAATCGAGCAAATGGTAAGAAGGGCAATAGTGAGTATGGAGGGGAAGATTTAGTCGATGTTCTACTGCGAGTCATGGAGAGTGGCGAATTGGGAACTCCCAtcacaaataataatatcaaagcagttattttt GACATGTTCGTAGCCGGAGCTGAGACATCATCTGCAATTATTATTTGGGCATTGGCAGAGATGATAAGAAATCCAAGTATAATGGCTAAAGCAAAATTTGAAGTTAGAGAAGTGCTCAAGGGAAAGACAATATTTGAGGATACTGATCTTGAAGAGTTGAAGTACCTAAAATTAGTGATTAAGGAAACGTTAAGGTTGCATCCTCCATTTCCTTTATTATTGCCAAGAGAATGTAGAGAAGAAACAAGAATCGGAGAATACACAATACCTATCAAGACCAGAGTCCTAATTAATGCATGGGCAATTGGAAGAGATCCTGAATATTGGCATAATCCTGAAAGCTTTATTCCTGAGAGATTTGATAATAGTTCAATTGATTTTCGAGGAAATCATTTTGAATTTATCCCCTTTGGTGCAGGAAGAAGAATGTGTCCAGGGTGGTTATTCGGCTTAATGAACGTAGAACATCCTTTAGCTCAGTTGCTTTATCATTTCGATTGGAGGACTCCTTACGAAGGCCCTCTAGAGAATTTTGATATGACGGAAACAGATGGAATAACTGCAATTAGAAAGGATGATCTTTGTTTAATTGCTACTCCTTTTGATTAA
- the LOC125857784 gene encoding uncharacterized protein LOC125857784 produces MTKEISDSVGYVNDSAELWKVLEDRYDHANGLKIYEIQKEINNLTQGILDITAYYTRMKKLGEELSTLNLRSQCDSLCISGAEDIINKAEQDRLLIQFLIGLNEVYSAVRGNILTMNPLPSMAQAFSILIQEEKQNDPDSASDLNDGKIVDIHSVNELETKLNAASEASCLAILYFTVTWCGPCRYFSPFYTNLPGTYPKVTFLKADVDEARDVASRWNVSFVPSFFFIKYGKQVDKVVSTDKNSLEKKITQYAG; encoded by the exons ATGACTAAGGAAATCTCGGACAGTGTGGGATATGTCAATGACTCTGCGGAACTTTGGAAGGTACTGGAGGATAGGTATGATCATGCTAatggattaaaaatatatgaaatacaGAAAGAAATTAACAATCTCACACAAGGAATCTTGGATATCACTGCCTACTACACAAGGATGAAGAAGTTAGGGGAAGAATTGAGCACTTTGAATCTGAGAAGTCAGTGCGATAGCTTGTGCATTAGTGGTGCTGAGGATATTATAAACAAAGCAGAACAGGATAGACTCTTGATCCAATTTCTCATCGGATTGAATGAAGTGTACTCCGCCGTGAGGGGCAATATCCTCACGATGAATCCACTCCCTTCCATGGCACAGGCTTTCTCCATACTGATCCAGGAGGAGAAACAAAAT GATCCTGACTCTGCTTCTGATTTGAATGATG GAAAAATTGTTGATATCCATTCTGTGAACGAACTAGAGACGAAGTTAAATGCTGCTTCAGAAGCATCATGTCTAGCTATCCTTTACTTTACTGTAACATGGTGTGGCCCTTGTCGTTATTTCTCTCCATTTTATACAAACCTACCCGGAACATATCCAAAAGTTACATTTTTGAAGGCTGATGTTGATGAGGCGAGAGACGTGGCTTCAAGATGGAACGTAAGTTTCgttccatctttctttttcataaaatatgGCAAGCAGGTTGACAAGGTTGTGAGTACTGACAAGAATTCCCTGGAAAAGAAGATCACCCAATATGCAGGCTAA
- the LOC125858429 gene encoding TPR repeat-containing thioredoxin TDX-like isoform X2 encodes MMDTEKLEDLKRFVELCKENPSILQNPSLTFFKSFLESLGAQVPPSVKSEQGGEEHHDELDEDIIESDVELDNTDIVEPDNDPPQQMGDFISEVTDENRDAAQISKAKALDAISEGKLDEAISHLTEAILLNSTSAILYATRANVFIKLKKPNAAIRDADAALKVNPDSAKGYKVRGMARAMLGLWKEAASDLRVASMIDFDEEIAEILKKVEPNAHKIEEHCRKYQRLREEKKLRKIERDSQQRQAESKAANEKSKKKEQQSEHEASDPDSASDLNYGKIVGIHSVSELETKLNAVSKVSRLAILYFTATWCGPCRFISPFYTSLPEKYPKVAFLKADIDEARDVASRWNVSSVPAFFFIKNGKEVDKVVGADKNSLEKKIAQYAG; translated from the exons ATGATGGATACTGAGAAGCTTGAAGACCTAAAACGTTTTGTGGAGCTTTGCAAAGAGAATCCTTCAATTTTACAGAATCCTTCCCTAACCTTTTTCAAGAGCTTTCTCGAaag CTTGGGTGCTCAAGTTCCTCCGTCGGTTAAATCT GAACAAGGTGGAGAAGAGCATCATGATGAACTGGATGAAGACATTATAGAATCTGATGTCGAGCTGGATAACACTGATATTGTGGAACCTGACAATGATCCTCCACAACAG ATGGGAGATTTTATAAGTGAAGTAACAGATGAAAATCGAGATGCTGCTCAAATTTCAAAAGCGAAAGCACTGGATGCAATATCTGAAG GCAAGCTTGATGAAGCCATAAGTCATTTAACTGAAGCTATTTTGTTGAATTCAACTTCTGCAATATTATACGCAACAAGAG CTAATGTCTTCATTAAGTTGAAAAAACCCAATGCCGCGATCCGCGATGCTGATGCTGCTTTAAAG GTCAACCCTGACTCAGCAAAAGGATACAAAGTGAGGGGTATGGCTCGAGCAATGTTGGGCTTATGGAAAGAGGCAGCTAGCGATCTTCGTGTGGCATCCATGATAGATTTTGATGAGGAGATTGCCGAGATACTTAAAAAG GTTGAACCTAATGCTCACAAAATTGAAGAGCACTGCCGAAAGTATCAACGGCTGCGAGAAGAGAAGAAGTTGAGAAAAATTGAGCGTGACAGTCAGCAGCGTCAGGCAGAATCAAAG GCAGCTAATGAAAAGAGTAAAAAGAAAGAACAGCAATCTGAACATGAAGCTTCT GATCCTGACTCTGCTTCTGATTTGAATTATG GAAAAATTGTTGGTATCCATTCTGTGAGCGAACTAGAGACGAAGTTAAATGCTGTTTCAAAAGTATCACGTCTAGCTATACTTTACTTCACTGCAACATGGTGTGGACCATGTCGTTTTATTTCTCCATTTTATACAAGCCTACctgaaaaatatccaaaagttgCATTTTTGAAGGCTGATATTGACGAGGCTAGAGATGTGGCTTCAAGATGGAACGTCAGTAGTGTTCCAGctttctttttcataaaaaacGGCAAGGAGGTCGACAAGGTTGTAGGTGCTGACAAGAATTCACTGGAAAAGAAGATCGCCCAGTATGCAGGCTAA
- the LOC125858429 gene encoding TPR repeat-containing thioredoxin TDX-like isoform X3, which translates to MMDTEKLEDLKHFVELCKENPSILQNPSLTFFKSFLESLGAQVPPSVKSEQGGEEHHDELDEDIIESDVELDNTDIVEPDNDPPQQMGDFISEVTDENRDAAQISKAKALDAISEGKLDEAISHLTEAILLNSTSAILYATRANVFIKLKKPNAAIRDADAALKVNPDSAKGYKVRGMARAMLGLWKEAASDLRVASMIDFDEEIAEILKKVEPNAHKIEEHCRKYQRLREEKKLRKIERDSQQRQAESKDPDSASDLNYGKIVGIHSVSELETKLNAVSKVSRLAILYFTATWCGPCRFISPFYTSLPEKYPKVAFLKADIDEARDVASRWNVSSVPAFFFIKNGKEVDKVVGADKNSLEKKIAQYAG; encoded by the exons ATGATGGATACTGAGAAGCTTGAAGACCTAAAGCATTTTGTGGAGCTTTGCAAAGAGAATCCTTCAATTTTACAGAATCCTTCCCTAACCTTTTTCAAGAGCTTTCTCGAaag CTTGGGTGCTCAAGTTCCTCCGTCGGTTAAATCT GAACAAGGTGGAGAAGAGCATCATGATGAACTGGATGAAGACATTATAGAATCTGATGTCGAGCTGGATAACACTGATATTGTGGAACCTGACAATGATCCTCCACAACAG ATGGGAGATTTTATAAGTGAAGTAACAGATGAAAATCGAGATGCTGCTCAAATTTCAAAAGCGAAAGCACTGGATGCAATATCTGAAG GCAAGCTTGATGAAGCCATAAGTCATTTAACTGAAGCTATTTTGTTGAATTCAACTTCTGCAATATTATACGCAACAAGAG CTAATGTCTTCATTAAGTTGAAAAAACCCAATGCCGCGATCCGCGATGCTGATGCTGCTTTAAAG GTCAACCCTGACTCAGCAAAAGGATACAAAGTGAGGGGTATGGCTCGAGCAATGTTGGGCTTATGGAAAGAGGCAGCTAGCGATCTTCGTGTGGCATCCATGATAGATTTTGATGAGGAGATTGCCGAGATACTTAAAAAG GTTGAACCTAATGCTCACAAAATTGAAGAGCACTGCCGAAAGTATCAACGGCTGCGAGAAGAGAAGAAGTTGAGAAAAATTGAGCGTGACAGTCAGCAGCGTCAGGCAGAATCAAAG GATCCTGACTCTGCTTCTGATTTGAATTATG GAAAAATTGTTGGTATCCATTCTGTGAGCGAACTAGAGACGAAGTTAAATGCTGTTTCAAAAGTATCACGTCTAGCTATACTTTACTTCACTGCAACATGGTGTGGACCATGTCGTTTTATTTCTCCATTTTATACAAGCCTACctgaaaaatatccaaaagttgCATTTTTGAAGGCTGATATTGACGAGGCTAGAGATGTGGCTTCAAGATGGAACGTCAGTAGTGTTCCAGctttctttttcataaaaaacGGCAAGGAGGTCGACAAGGTTGTAGGTGCTGACAAGAATTCACTGGAAAAGAAGATCGCCCAGTATGCAGGCTAA
- the LOC125858429 gene encoding TPR repeat-containing thioredoxin TDX-like isoform X1, translating into MMDTEKLEDLKHFVELCKENPSILQNPSLTFFKSFLESLGAQVPPSVKSEQGGEEHHDELDEDIIESDVELDNTDIVEPDNDPPQQMGDFISEVTDENRDAAQISKAKALDAISEGKLDEAISHLTEAILLNSTSAILYATRANVFIKLKKPNAAIRDADAALKVNPDSAKGYKVRGMARAMLGLWKEAASDLRVASMIDFDEEIAEILKKVEPNAHKIEEHCRKYQRLREEKKLRKIERDSQQRQAESKAANEKSKKKEQQSEHEASDPDSASDLNYGKIVGIHSVSELETKLNAVSKVSRLAILYFTATWCGPCRFISPFYTSLPEKYPKVAFLKADIDEARDVASRWNVSSVPAFFFIKNGKEVDKVVGADKNSLEKKIAQYAG; encoded by the exons ATGATGGATACTGAGAAGCTTGAAGACCTAAAGCATTTTGTGGAGCTTTGCAAAGAGAATCCTTCAATTTTACAGAATCCTTCCCTAACCTTTTTCAAGAGCTTTCTCGAaag CTTGGGTGCTCAAGTTCCTCCGTCGGTTAAATCT GAACAAGGTGGAGAAGAGCATCATGATGAACTGGATGAAGACATTATAGAATCTGATGTCGAGCTGGATAACACTGATATTGTGGAACCTGACAATGATCCTCCACAACAG ATGGGAGATTTTATAAGTGAAGTAACAGATGAAAATCGAGATGCTGCTCAAATTTCAAAAGCGAAAGCACTGGATGCAATATCTGAAG GCAAGCTTGATGAAGCCATAAGTCATTTAACTGAAGCTATTTTGTTGAATTCAACTTCTGCAATATTATACGCAACAAGAG CTAATGTCTTCATTAAGTTGAAAAAACCCAATGCCGCGATCCGCGATGCTGATGCTGCTTTAAAG GTCAACCCTGACTCAGCAAAAGGATACAAAGTGAGGGGTATGGCTCGAGCAATGTTGGGCTTATGGAAAGAGGCAGCTAGCGATCTTCGTGTGGCATCCATGATAGATTTTGATGAGGAGATTGCCGAGATACTTAAAAAG GTTGAACCTAATGCTCACAAAATTGAAGAGCACTGCCGAAAGTATCAACGGCTGCGAGAAGAGAAGAAGTTGAGAAAAATTGAGCGTGACAGTCAGCAGCGTCAGGCAGAATCAAAG GCAGCTAATGAAAAGAGTAAAAAGAAAGAACAGCAATCTGAACATGAAGCTTCT GATCCTGACTCTGCTTCTGATTTGAATTATG GAAAAATTGTTGGTATCCATTCTGTGAGCGAACTAGAGACGAAGTTAAATGCTGTTTCAAAAGTATCACGTCTAGCTATACTTTACTTCACTGCAACATGGTGTGGACCATGTCGTTTTATTTCTCCATTTTATACAAGCCTACctgaaaaatatccaaaagttgCATTTTTGAAGGCTGATATTGACGAGGCTAGAGATGTGGCTTCAAGATGGAACGTCAGTAGTGTTCCAGctttctttttcataaaaaacGGCAAGGAGGTCGACAAGGTTGTAGGTGCTGACAAGAATTCACTGGAAAAGAAGATCGCCCAGTATGCAGGCTAA